In Campylobacter showae, the genomic stretch GGCTAGGATCATTTCCGGATGAAAGCCAAGCTCCTGCGCCTTGTGCGTGAGGTAGTATGGATCTACGCCGATGCAGTGGCCGCCTACTAGCCCAGGGCGAAAATTTAAGAAATTCCACTTCGTGCCCGCAGCCTGCAAAACGGCGTTCGTGTCGATGTTCATCTTGTTAAATATCATAGCAAGCTCGTTCATAAAGGCGATGTTGATATCGCGCTGCGTGTTTTCGATGACCTTGGCGGCCTCGGCGACCTTGATAGTAGGCGCTTTATGCGTGCCGGCTGTGATGATCGAGCGATAGACCTCATCGACCTTGTCGGCTACCTCGGGCGTCGAGCCGCTAGTGATTTTTTTGATTTTAGTTACGGTGTGCTCTTTGTCGCCCGGGTTTATGCGCTCCGGCGAATATCCGCAGAAAAAGTCCTCGTTAAATTTAAGCCCGCTCTCTTCAAGTAGCGGCACGCAAATCTCCTCCGTGACGCCAGGATACACGGTGCTTTCATACACGACGATATCGCCCTTTTTTAGCACCTTTGCGACGCTTTGCGTAGCTTTTACGACGGGCGTCAAATCAGGGCGCTTGTTTTTGTCTATCGGCGTCGGAACGGTAACGATAAAGAAATTACAATCCTTTATATCGTCCAAATTTAGGCTAAATTTCATACCGTTT encodes the following:
- the tviB gene encoding Vi polysaccharide biosynthesis UDP-N-acetylglucosamine C-6 dehydrogenase TviB, which gives rise to MKIAVIGLGYVGLPLAAAFSEKYEVTGFDVNAARIEELKSGYDRTLELSSEQMKKAIENGMKFSLNLDDIKDCNFFIVTVPTPIDKNKRPDLTPVVKATQSVAKVLKKGDIVVYESTVYPGVTEEICVPLLEESGLKFNEDFFCGYSPERINPGDKEHTVTKIKKITSGSTPEVADKVDEVYRSIITAGTHKAPTIKVAEAAKVIENTQRDINIAFMNELAMIFNKMNIDTNAVLQAAGTKWNFLNFRPGLVGGHCIGVDPYYLTHKAQELGFHPEMILAGRRINDNMGKYAADQVVKLMIKRGVLINSARVLVLGLTFKENCPDIRNSRVIDVIEELKDFGCRVDVYDPWADEAEVKHEYGIVPLKSFDEEDYDCVVIAVAHDKFKGLKFSKALVYDIKNVYENADARL